One Planctomycetaceae bacterium genomic window carries:
- a CDS encoding DUF1571 domain-containing protein has protein sequence MYTSFDPAPAGENGTSLTTTSLSSSGVDFEVPLPVDIVDMPLPGDTDAATVAADDSSTAAAPAVRGSYLNDQETIRFSLLLLQDGARMLESVERYTAAFHKQERINGDMTEAQSIDLKIQHSPHFAVYMKWRNFDKGRQVLYSDEYEDGNMVVKLGGLKGRFIPAVKLNPLSGQAMAESRHPITQAGILGMLKEMIVHRQNDLKHGHGMKCTRLPNQEFDERDCYCFLYEYDSPEFSELYRKSVVLIDTRRNIPMLVRNYTWAVESEGLSTEELDKLTLIENYSFTEVDFDRELVATDFSRENPKYRM, from the coding sequence TTGTACACAAGTTTCGATCCGGCACCGGCCGGAGAAAACGGCACGTCGCTGACAACAACAAGCCTGAGTTCTTCCGGAGTGGATTTTGAAGTCCCGCTGCCCGTTGACATTGTGGACATGCCGCTTCCGGGTGACACGGACGCTGCGACGGTCGCGGCTGATGATTCGTCAACCGCCGCTGCGCCAGCGGTTCGCGGCAGTTATCTGAATGATCAGGAAACGATCAGGTTCAGTCTGCTGCTGCTGCAGGATGGCGCCCGGATGCTGGAATCCGTCGAACGCTATACGGCAGCGTTCCATAAGCAGGAACGCATCAACGGCGATATGACGGAAGCTCAGTCAATCGATCTGAAGATCCAGCACTCACCACACTTCGCCGTCTATATGAAGTGGCGAAACTTTGACAAGGGCCGTCAGGTTCTCTACAGCGATGAATACGAAGACGGCAATATGGTCGTCAAGCTGGGTGGACTGAAGGGCCGTTTCATCCCGGCCGTGAAACTGAATCCGCTCAGCGGACAGGCAATGGCGGAATCACGTCACCCGATTACTCAGGCGGGAATCCTGGGAATGCTGAAGGAGATGATTGTCCATCGCCAGAATGATCTGAAGCACGGGCACGGCATGAAATGCACGCGGCTTCCGAACCAGGAATTCGACGAACGCGACTGCTACTGTTTTCTCTATGAGTACGATTCGCCGGAGTTCTCCGAGCTATACCGGAAAAGCGTCGTACTGATTGACACACGACGGAATATTCCGATGCTGGTCCGGAACTATACCTGGGCCGTTGAATCCGAAGGACTGTCCACCGAAGAACTCGACAAGCTGACGCTCATCGAAAACTATTCCTTCACCGAAGTCGACTTTGACCGGGAACTTGTGGCCACAGACTTCAGCCGCGAGAACCCGAAGTACCGCATGTGA